The Procambarus clarkii isolate CNS0578487 chromosome 37, FALCON_Pclarkii_2.0, whole genome shotgun sequence genome window below encodes:
- the LOC138372051 gene encoding uncharacterized protein isoform X1, which yields MAFTKISLSTDRMSRDSDNKENKLHETLQLLLKPVSVVLEKIEPSLITAYGKGPINKYKPADCTSHASLQFEKQHKEKKIGNTLPRPPVEFSVLMILLLKNTTSKSLKATEVKDIITALFPYYRIFHEKSWDTRFSQSTCGKFKSFFIKTRIVIPVQSIKEESPKKRGPGRPPKQVYIKEESPKKRGPGRPRYDDNAQLCIALNLAKKCIWETYMKNAIKGHEEQLKACTTQPNFLEALLSGAGRLEPCNKSNYKGIGQDGRIYNFGDVVGKTPALADRSSDCTSIRKLKGRKKTKNRVNTSHRLKQLSAVRSECESISDERQESDLAQNKDSVQQCPILLCDDSPIVHVNTPINNNKVNVTSSPGDGNQHKQTPSVEALPVVQLLSKATSSSDIQGEKTFITSDNGGNQGASVVSQNTITITAHMGTKRKRNDDNKVIKSSTSLLPAIKRFCSSKTAFESSLAKASNNEIRKHLIQKDILVGASLQGQSVVLSNNVQHAKCHSNSAFQLKSNYSHTPAKISDTEVVSMRNETARNECLPNLGITDQTFDNNLPVIKDVWSQNSVSGAVNGTHHCNLVNSQSGIMGLPIITEVTSLASSNQEENVYGNQTGNAQVSINQIEKCQNTENDSSAGMNVIYGNRQNPNELGGFNTSLTEDGREFQIIKDSQNINTIWRDQLRTSDKRQYGRHSQKNSPDISETVTTVALSNDISNKAATKITDVISGHASQNLSTVNQEMSSNSKSGISACSVSTSINKSISSFPQVSSCIEAWHKVFPWMLYRETDHGFFCKTCKWGANTSECHTQSMVYTMKDSSDVLFVAGYLRTHQETHFHKTTEHRISLVITLFKSIYPFIRHSLYKGLQDLVKYAVIHNGGSFPGPEDPPQRGYFTYFMIMRIAEYIEMDLLASLAKSPFFSITSAADKEFAILRWLNQKGEPEEHFFCSKICHPKEDMSIRVYLQKREVDMTKLISFSHFPNKKVTPSCAQISQLAIRYPPLNMLMKWLQKTCLLKDIFYHLEMFARLCRIHPDLARFPEVAEVVQIKKPVSYGCLVNEKIMKFFFGAINEIKSVCVKIHNETGNVDALNFSKWELKNSTSVQGCVSLLHTLHNLLAKKDCSYVNLYTMINEFRSSVCSKMKVRENLEADVYAVLSLFDLYLSHVIISLLTPEQKLADIFAKKLRHVTVNDVEKITGYLNSSFEGGSEQCLQTLLRLCIILSKSEDCSVFELLECFATKQELCKAFPELFSFYQKIKVLPFFQADTGQYMFNLAVLEMLSSNKVEKHYIPLLSLIILEGPPIEDIDIGKLLDIWAYKWKMLHF from the exons TGCACTGTTTCCCTACTACAGGATTTTTCATGAAAAATCGTGGGATACCAGATTCAGTCAGAGTACATGTGGAAAATTTAAATCCTTCTTTATCAAGACAAGGATTGTTATACCAG TGCAAAGCATCAAAGAGGAATCTCCAAAGAAACGAGGACCTGGCCGGCCTCCCAAACAAG TGTATATCAAAGAGGAATCTCCAAAGAAACGAGGACCTGGCCGGCCTCGCTATGACG ATAATGCCCAGTTGTGTATTGCACTGAACTTGGCAAAGAAATGTATATGGGAGACTTACATGAAAAATGCCATTAAAGGTCATGAAGAACAGCTCAAAGCTTGCACAACTCAACCAA ATTTTCTGGAAGCACTGCTCTCTGGTGCAGGAAGGCTAGAGCCCTGCAACAAGTCAAATTATAAAGGAATCGGGCAAGATGGCAGAATTTATAACTTTGGTGATGTTGTGGGCAAAACTCCCGCATTAGCCGATAGGTCAAGTGACTGCACTAGTATCAGAAAGTTAAAAGGGAGGAAGAAAACAAAGAACCGTGTCAACACAAGTCATAGGCTTAAACAATTATCAGCTGTTCGCTCAGAGTGTGAGTCTATAAGTGATGAAAGACAAGAGTCTGACTTAGCTCAGAACAAAGACAGTGTACAGCAATGCCCTATTCTATTATGTGATGATTCTCCCATTGTGCATGTGAACACtccaataaataacaataaagttAATGTTACTAGTAGTCCTGGTGATGGGAACCAGCATAAACAAACACCTTCTGTTGAAGCTTTACCAGTTGTGCAACTTTTGTCAAAAGCCACCTCTTCAAGTGACATTCAGGGGGAGAAAACATTCATCACTTCAGACAATGGAGGAAATCAAGGTGCGTCAGTGGTATCACAGAATACTATAACAATTACAGCACATATGGGTACCAAAAGAAAAAGAAATGATGATAATAAAGTTATCAAAAGTAGCACAAGTTTGTTACCTGCAATCAAGAGATTTTGTTCATCAAAAACTGCTTTTGAATCAAGTCTTGCAAAGGCTTCCAATAATGAAATTAGAAAGCATTTGATCCAAAAAGACATCTTAGTAGGAGCATCGTTGCAGGGCCAGTCTGTTGTTTTATCAAATAATGTTCAGCATGCCAAATGTCATAGTAATTCTGCATTTCAGTTGAAATCTAATTATTCACATACTCCAGCAAAGATAAGTGATACTGAGGTTGTCAGTATGAGAAATGAAACTGCAAGGAATGAATGTTTACCCAACTTGGGCATAACTGATCAAACCTTTGACAATAATTTACCTGTAATTAAGGATGTTTGGTCACAAAATTCAGTCTCTGGTGCTGTGAATGGAACTCATCATTGTAACTTAGTTAATTCACAGAGTGGAATAATGGGACTTCCAATAATAACTGAAGTTACTTCTCTAGCTTCATCAAACCAAGAGGAAAATGTATATGGTAACCAAACAGGAAATGCTCAGGTATCTATTAATCAAATTGAAAAGTGTCAGAATACTGAAAATGACTCCTCAGCAGGTATGAATGTTATCTATGGAAATAGGCAAAACCCAAATGAACTTGGGGGCTTCAATACATCATTGACTGAAGATGGCAGAGAATTTCAAATAATTAAAGATAGCCAGAATATAAATACCATTTGGAGAGATCAGTTACGCACTTCAGACAAGAGACAGTATGGTCGTCATTCCCAAAAGAATTCACCTGACATTTCTGAAACGGTGACCACTGTTGCTCTTTCTAATGACATATCTAATAAAGCTGCAACTAAAATAACTGATGTAATTTCTGGTCATGCATCACAAAATTTAAGTACTGTAAACCAAGAAATGAGTTCTAATTCAAAATCTGGTATCTCTGCTTGCTCAGTTTCGACTTCAATAAATAAATCTATTTCAAGCTTTCCTCAAGTTTCAAGCTGTATTGAGGCTTGGCACAAAGTGTTCCCATGGATGCTGTACAGAGAAACGGATCATGGCTTTTTTTGCAAAACATGCAAATGGGGTGCAAATACTTCTGAATGTCATACACAGAGCATGGTATATACTATGAAAGATTCTTCAGATGTCCTTTTTGTTGCTGGATACCTGCGCACTCACCAAGAAACTCATTTTCATAAAACCACTGAGCACAGGATATCACTTGTCATTACTCTTTTCAAAAGTATTTATCCTTTTATTAGGCATAGTTTGTATAAGGGACTGCAAGATCTCGTAAAGTATGCAGTTATCCATAATGGGGGAAGTTTTCCAGGCCCTGAAGATCCACCACAAAGGGGATATTTCACTTACTTCATGATTATGCGCATTGCTGAATACATAGAAATGGATCTCTTGGCATCTCTTGCTAAGAGTCCGTTCTTCAGTATAACTTCAGCTGCAGATAAGGAGTTTGCCATTCTTCGTTGGCTAAATCAAAAGGGAGAACCAGAAGAGCACTTCTTCTGTTCCAAAATTTGTCATCCAAAAGAAGATATGTCAATTAGAGTCTATCTGCAGAAAAGGGAAGTTGATATGACTAAGCTGATATCATTTAGTCACTTCCCCAACAAAAAGGTGACTCCATCTTGTGCACAGATATCACAATTGGCAATTCGTTATCCACCACTTAATATGCTGATGAAGTGGCTCCAAAAGACATGTTTGTTGAAAGATATCTTTTATCACCTTGAGATGTTTGCTAGACTTTGTAGGATACATCCAGATCTTGCTAGGTTTCCTGAAGTAGCTGAAGTAGTTCAAATTAAGAAACCAGTCAGCTATGGCTGTTTAGTGAATGAGAAAATCATGAAATTCTTTTTTGGTGCTATTAATGAAATTAAAAGTGTGTGTGTTAAAAtacataatgaaactggaaatgtGGATGCTCTTAATTTTAGCAAATGGGAATTAAAAAACAGTACTTCGGTTCAGGGTTGCGTGTCACTACTTCATACGCTGCATAACCTGCTTGCTAAAAAAGACTGCTCATATGTGAACTTGTATACAATGATTAATGAATTCAGATCTTCAGTGTGTTCCAAAATGAAAGTTCGAGAAAATTTGGAAGCTGATGTGTATGCAGTTTTGTCATTATTTGACTTGTATCTTTCTCATGTGATAATTTCTTTACTCACTCCAGAACAAAAACTTGCCGATATCTTCGCCAAGAAGTTAAGGCATGTGACAGTTAATGATGTAGAAAAGATCACTGGATATTTAAACTCCAGTTTTGAAGGAGGAAGCGAACAGTGTTTGCAAACTCTTCTAAGACTTTGTATAATACTTTCTAAAAGTGAAGACTGCAGTGTATTTGAGCTCTTAGAATGTTTTGCTACAAAACAAGAATTGTGTAAAGCATTCCCAGAGCTCTTTTCCTTTTATCAGAAGATTAAGGTGTTGCCCTTCTTCCAAGCTGACACTGGCCAATATATGTTTAACCTTGCAGTCTTAGAGATGCTGTccagtaacaaagttgaaaagcatTATATACCTTTGCTCTCGCTGATTATATTGGAAGGTCCTCCAATTGAAGATATAGATATTGGTAAACTTTTGGATATTTGGGCATATAAATGGAAAATGCTACATTTTTAG
- the LOC138372051 gene encoding uncharacterized protein isoform X2 — translation MAFTKISLSTDRMSRDSDNKENKLHETLQLLLKPVSVVLEKIEPSLITAYGKGPINKYKPADCTSHASLQFEKQHKEKKIGNTLPRPPVEFSVLMILLLKNTTSKSLKATEVKDIITALFPYYRIFHEKSWDTRFSQSTCGKFKSFFIKTRIVIPVYIKEESPKKRGPGRPRYDDNAQLCIALNLAKKCIWETYMKNAIKGHEEQLKACTTQPNFLEALLSGAGRLEPCNKSNYKGIGQDGRIYNFGDVVGKTPALADRSSDCTSIRKLKGRKKTKNRVNTSHRLKQLSAVRSECESISDERQESDLAQNKDSVQQCPILLCDDSPIVHVNTPINNNKVNVTSSPGDGNQHKQTPSVEALPVVQLLSKATSSSDIQGEKTFITSDNGGNQGASVVSQNTITITAHMGTKRKRNDDNKVIKSSTSLLPAIKRFCSSKTAFESSLAKASNNEIRKHLIQKDILVGASLQGQSVVLSNNVQHAKCHSNSAFQLKSNYSHTPAKISDTEVVSMRNETARNECLPNLGITDQTFDNNLPVIKDVWSQNSVSGAVNGTHHCNLVNSQSGIMGLPIITEVTSLASSNQEENVYGNQTGNAQVSINQIEKCQNTENDSSAGMNVIYGNRQNPNELGGFNTSLTEDGREFQIIKDSQNINTIWRDQLRTSDKRQYGRHSQKNSPDISETVTTVALSNDISNKAATKITDVISGHASQNLSTVNQEMSSNSKSGISACSVSTSINKSISSFPQVSSCIEAWHKVFPWMLYRETDHGFFCKTCKWGANTSECHTQSMVYTMKDSSDVLFVAGYLRTHQETHFHKTTEHRISLVITLFKSIYPFIRHSLYKGLQDLVKYAVIHNGGSFPGPEDPPQRGYFTYFMIMRIAEYIEMDLLASLAKSPFFSITSAADKEFAILRWLNQKGEPEEHFFCSKICHPKEDMSIRVYLQKREVDMTKLISFSHFPNKKVTPSCAQISQLAIRYPPLNMLMKWLQKTCLLKDIFYHLEMFARLCRIHPDLARFPEVAEVVQIKKPVSYGCLVNEKIMKFFFGAINEIKSVCVKIHNETGNVDALNFSKWELKNSTSVQGCVSLLHTLHNLLAKKDCSYVNLYTMINEFRSSVCSKMKVRENLEADVYAVLSLFDLYLSHVIISLLTPEQKLADIFAKKLRHVTVNDVEKITGYLNSSFEGGSEQCLQTLLRLCIILSKSEDCSVFELLECFATKQELCKAFPELFSFYQKIKVLPFFQADTGQYMFNLAVLEMLSSNKVEKHYIPLLSLIILEGPPIEDIDIGKLLDIWAYKWKMLHF, via the exons TGCACTGTTTCCCTACTACAGGATTTTTCATGAAAAATCGTGGGATACCAGATTCAGTCAGAGTACATGTGGAAAATTTAAATCCTTCTTTATCAAGACAAGGATTGTTATACCAG TGTATATCAAAGAGGAATCTCCAAAGAAACGAGGACCTGGCCGGCCTCGCTATGACG ATAATGCCCAGTTGTGTATTGCACTGAACTTGGCAAAGAAATGTATATGGGAGACTTACATGAAAAATGCCATTAAAGGTCATGAAGAACAGCTCAAAGCTTGCACAACTCAACCAA ATTTTCTGGAAGCACTGCTCTCTGGTGCAGGAAGGCTAGAGCCCTGCAACAAGTCAAATTATAAAGGAATCGGGCAAGATGGCAGAATTTATAACTTTGGTGATGTTGTGGGCAAAACTCCCGCATTAGCCGATAGGTCAAGTGACTGCACTAGTATCAGAAAGTTAAAAGGGAGGAAGAAAACAAAGAACCGTGTCAACACAAGTCATAGGCTTAAACAATTATCAGCTGTTCGCTCAGAGTGTGAGTCTATAAGTGATGAAAGACAAGAGTCTGACTTAGCTCAGAACAAAGACAGTGTACAGCAATGCCCTATTCTATTATGTGATGATTCTCCCATTGTGCATGTGAACACtccaataaataacaataaagttAATGTTACTAGTAGTCCTGGTGATGGGAACCAGCATAAACAAACACCTTCTGTTGAAGCTTTACCAGTTGTGCAACTTTTGTCAAAAGCCACCTCTTCAAGTGACATTCAGGGGGAGAAAACATTCATCACTTCAGACAATGGAGGAAATCAAGGTGCGTCAGTGGTATCACAGAATACTATAACAATTACAGCACATATGGGTACCAAAAGAAAAAGAAATGATGATAATAAAGTTATCAAAAGTAGCACAAGTTTGTTACCTGCAATCAAGAGATTTTGTTCATCAAAAACTGCTTTTGAATCAAGTCTTGCAAAGGCTTCCAATAATGAAATTAGAAAGCATTTGATCCAAAAAGACATCTTAGTAGGAGCATCGTTGCAGGGCCAGTCTGTTGTTTTATCAAATAATGTTCAGCATGCCAAATGTCATAGTAATTCTGCATTTCAGTTGAAATCTAATTATTCACATACTCCAGCAAAGATAAGTGATACTGAGGTTGTCAGTATGAGAAATGAAACTGCAAGGAATGAATGTTTACCCAACTTGGGCATAACTGATCAAACCTTTGACAATAATTTACCTGTAATTAAGGATGTTTGGTCACAAAATTCAGTCTCTGGTGCTGTGAATGGAACTCATCATTGTAACTTAGTTAATTCACAGAGTGGAATAATGGGACTTCCAATAATAACTGAAGTTACTTCTCTAGCTTCATCAAACCAAGAGGAAAATGTATATGGTAACCAAACAGGAAATGCTCAGGTATCTATTAATCAAATTGAAAAGTGTCAGAATACTGAAAATGACTCCTCAGCAGGTATGAATGTTATCTATGGAAATAGGCAAAACCCAAATGAACTTGGGGGCTTCAATACATCATTGACTGAAGATGGCAGAGAATTTCAAATAATTAAAGATAGCCAGAATATAAATACCATTTGGAGAGATCAGTTACGCACTTCAGACAAGAGACAGTATGGTCGTCATTCCCAAAAGAATTCACCTGACATTTCTGAAACGGTGACCACTGTTGCTCTTTCTAATGACATATCTAATAAAGCTGCAACTAAAATAACTGATGTAATTTCTGGTCATGCATCACAAAATTTAAGTACTGTAAACCAAGAAATGAGTTCTAATTCAAAATCTGGTATCTCTGCTTGCTCAGTTTCGACTTCAATAAATAAATCTATTTCAAGCTTTCCTCAAGTTTCAAGCTGTATTGAGGCTTGGCACAAAGTGTTCCCATGGATGCTGTACAGAGAAACGGATCATGGCTTTTTTTGCAAAACATGCAAATGGGGTGCAAATACTTCTGAATGTCATACACAGAGCATGGTATATACTATGAAAGATTCTTCAGATGTCCTTTTTGTTGCTGGATACCTGCGCACTCACCAAGAAACTCATTTTCATAAAACCACTGAGCACAGGATATCACTTGTCATTACTCTTTTCAAAAGTATTTATCCTTTTATTAGGCATAGTTTGTATAAGGGACTGCAAGATCTCGTAAAGTATGCAGTTATCCATAATGGGGGAAGTTTTCCAGGCCCTGAAGATCCACCACAAAGGGGATATTTCACTTACTTCATGATTATGCGCATTGCTGAATACATAGAAATGGATCTCTTGGCATCTCTTGCTAAGAGTCCGTTCTTCAGTATAACTTCAGCTGCAGATAAGGAGTTTGCCATTCTTCGTTGGCTAAATCAAAAGGGAGAACCAGAAGAGCACTTCTTCTGTTCCAAAATTTGTCATCCAAAAGAAGATATGTCAATTAGAGTCTATCTGCAGAAAAGGGAAGTTGATATGACTAAGCTGATATCATTTAGTCACTTCCCCAACAAAAAGGTGACTCCATCTTGTGCACAGATATCACAATTGGCAATTCGTTATCCACCACTTAATATGCTGATGAAGTGGCTCCAAAAGACATGTTTGTTGAAAGATATCTTTTATCACCTTGAGATGTTTGCTAGACTTTGTAGGATACATCCAGATCTTGCTAGGTTTCCTGAAGTAGCTGAAGTAGTTCAAATTAAGAAACCAGTCAGCTATGGCTGTTTAGTGAATGAGAAAATCATGAAATTCTTTTTTGGTGCTATTAATGAAATTAAAAGTGTGTGTGTTAAAAtacataatgaaactggaaatgtGGATGCTCTTAATTTTAGCAAATGGGAATTAAAAAACAGTACTTCGGTTCAGGGTTGCGTGTCACTACTTCATACGCTGCATAACCTGCTTGCTAAAAAAGACTGCTCATATGTGAACTTGTATACAATGATTAATGAATTCAGATCTTCAGTGTGTTCCAAAATGAAAGTTCGAGAAAATTTGGAAGCTGATGTGTATGCAGTTTTGTCATTATTTGACTTGTATCTTTCTCATGTGATAATTTCTTTACTCACTCCAGAACAAAAACTTGCCGATATCTTCGCCAAGAAGTTAAGGCATGTGACAGTTAATGATGTAGAAAAGATCACTGGATATTTAAACTCCAGTTTTGAAGGAGGAAGCGAACAGTGTTTGCAAACTCTTCTAAGACTTTGTATAATACTTTCTAAAAGTGAAGACTGCAGTGTATTTGAGCTCTTAGAATGTTTTGCTACAAAACAAGAATTGTGTAAAGCATTCCCAGAGCTCTTTTCCTTTTATCAGAAGATTAAGGTGTTGCCCTTCTTCCAAGCTGACACTGGCCAATATATGTTTAACCTTGCAGTCTTAGAGATGCTGTccagtaacaaagttgaaaagcatTATATACCTTTGCTCTCGCTGATTATATTGGAAGGTCCTCCAATTGAAGATATAGATATTGGTAAACTTTTGGATATTTGGGCATATAAATGGAAAATGCTACATTTTTAG